A region of the Fusobacterium simiae genome:
ATGGTGCTCCAAAGGCTTTATTTACAGCGTAAGATGCTCTTGCAGTATATTGAAGTTCTATATGTCCTACTTTATTAGAATATACATCACCAAATTTTTCAGTTACACTATTAATTGCAACTTCAACAGCTCTTTTTACATCTGAAACATCTTCCGCTCCAAATAAGATTAGTGAACCATGTCCTGCTCCACCTTCTGTATCTCTTGGTAATTCTATACTAATTACTTCTGTATTTGTAGCTTTAACAGCTTCATCAGCTGCCATTATAAATGGTCCTGCTCCTGTTCTTGCTCCAATAATTCCTATTGAACGATATTTTTTATCAAGTCCCATTGCTTCATGTAATGCAGGATCAACATTTGCAATAACAAGTCCTATACCATGTCCATGGGTAGTTAGTCCTACAAATTCTGTTAAACGACAATCAGATCTTTCAGCACATTCACAATCTGCTTCATTTTTTTCAGATATTCCTTTATTTTTCAGTTTTTCTACAACTTCTGCTACCATTTTTTGAACTAAATTT
Encoded here:
- the pduB gene encoding propanediol utilization microcompartment protein PduB, with the protein product MQENLVQKMVAEVVEKLKNKGISEKNEADCECAERSDCRLTEFVGLTTHGHGIGLVIANVDPALHEAMGLDKKYRSIGIIGARTGAGPFIMAADEAVKATNTEVISIELPRDTEGGAGHGSLILFGAEDVSDVKRAVEVAINSVTEKFGDVYSNKVGHIELQYTARASYAVNKAFGAPLGKAFGLIVGAPAAIGVVIADVALKAASVEALAYSSPSKGTSYSNESILAICGDSGAVKQAILAAKEVGVKLLEAMGGEAPSASHPYI